One genomic segment of Panicum virgatum strain AP13 chromosome 2N, P.virgatum_v5, whole genome shotgun sequence includes these proteins:
- the LOC120659450 gene encoding folate-biopterin transporter 1, chloroplastic-like: MASGVSAGRDPYDEEAAARRPLEFDGRDAASSSSDHRPGNVMPRYQVGSTKGDTSSRYAEGSRSLSTDDMRKSKPGSRYYTAFGVDLSPDNMAVAIVYFVQGVLGLARLAVSFYLKDNLHLDPAETAVVSGFSSLPWLIKPLYGFISDSIPLFGYRRRSYLFLSGLLGALSWSLMATVVSSKYSAASSILLGSLSVAFSDVVVDSMVVERARGESQSTSGSLQSLCWGSSAFGGIVSAYFSGSFVDTYGVRFVFGVTAFLPLMTSAVAVLVNEHRIPPGERTILLSGSGYLESSKQHVRQLWTSVKQPNIFLPTLFIFLWQATPQSDSAMFFFITNKLGFTPEFLGRVKLVTSIASLLGVGLYNYFLKEIPLRKIFLVTTIIGSALGMTQVLLVTGLNRQFGISDEWFSIGDSLIITVLGQASFMPVLVLAAKLCPPGMEATLFATLMSISNAGSVTGSLVGAGLTRVFGVTRDSFGNLPLLIVVCNLSSLLPLPLLGLLPEESGGTDNGEMKHN; the protein is encoded by the exons ATGGCCTCCGGAGTCTCGGCCGGCCGCGACCCGTAcgacgaggaggccgccgcacgccggcccCTCGAGTTCGACGGCCGTGAcgccgcctcgtcctcctccgaccACCGTCCTG GGAATGTCATGCCGAGATATCAAGTGGGCTCCACGAAGGGTGATACGAGTAGTAGGTACGCTGAGGGGTCACGTTCACTCAGTACAGATGACATGCGCAAGAGCAAGCCCGGGTCGAGATACTATACAGCGTTTGGGGTGGATCTGTCCCCCGATAATATGGCAGTTGCCATTGTATATTTCGTGCAAGGGGTGTTAGGTCTTGCACGACTTGCTGTGAGCTTTTACTTGAAAGATAATCTTCATCTCGATCCAGCTGAG ACTGCAGTTGTATCTGGCTTCTCATCATTGCCATGGTTGATCAAGCCCCTCTATGGCTTTATCAG TGATTCCATTCCACTCTTTGGATATCGAAGAAGGTCATACCTTTTTCTGTCAGGGCTACTTGGAGCACTTTCATGGAGTTTGATGGCCACAGTAGTGAGCAGTAAATACAGTGCAGCATCCTCTATTCTTCTTGGGTCACTTTCTGTTGCCTTCTCAGATGTT GTAGTTGATTCTATGGTTGTGGAGAGAGCCCGTGGAGAATCACAGAGTACATCTGGATCTCTCCAGTCGCTCTGTTGGGGATCTTCTGCCTTTGGAGGAATTGTGAGTGCCTACTTTAGCGGTTCATTTGTGGATACTTATGGAGTAAG ATTTGTCTTTGGTGTTACAGCGTTTTTACCCCTGATGACATCTGCTGTTGCAGTTCTTGTAAATGAACATCGCATACCTCCCGGAGAACGTACTATCTTACTCTCTGGTTCAGGATATCTTGAGAGCTCTAAGCAGCATGTCAGGCAGCTTTGGACTTCAGTCAAACAACCTAATATTTTCTTGCCGACCTTGTTTATATTCCTTTGGCAAGCAACACCACAGTCAGATTCTGCTATGTTTTTCTTCAT CACAAATAAGCTTGGATTCACTCCAGAGTTTCTAGGGCGTGTGAAGCTCGTTACCTCTATTGCATCCCTGCTTGGTGTTGGGCTCTACAACTATTTTCTGAAGGAAATTCCTCTAAGAAAAATCTTTCTAGTGACGACCATCATAGGGTCAGCTCTTGGGATGACGCAG GTGCTTCTCGTAACTGGGCTTAATCGGCAGTTTGGTATCAGTGACGAGTGGTTCTCTATTGGTGATTCATTAATCATCACTGTCCTTGGTCAG GCTTCATTTATGCCGGTCTTGGTTTTAGCTGCAAAATTGTGCCCTCCAGGAATGGAAGCCACTTTATTTGCAACTTTGATGTCCATTTCTAATGCTGGGAGTGTTACTGGTAGTCTGGTTGGTGCTGGTCTAACTCGGGTTTTTGGAGTCACGAGGGACTCCTTTGGAAATCTACCTCTCTTGATTGTCGTCTGCAATCTTAGTTCGCTGCTTCCCTTACCTCTTTTAGGTCTCCTGCCTGAGGAATCAGGTGGCACAGATAATGGAGAAATGAAACACAACTGA
- the LOC120659451 gene encoding uncharacterized protein LOC120659451, which yields MEHGCEHYRRRCKIVAPCCKQVFPCRHCHNEATVSGCPAAACVGPVRCRIESRHLELHRGRIGVRRLLLAALVDLGAFTNMPPSAGIDPLAAPLPSARRAPARSLFAVPLVAAQLAAGSSVPRSFASPSSRGGRSSLSTRRTRTAAKVAVSRETAGFFSPRSCPP from the exons ATGGAGCACGG GTGCGAGCATTACCGGCGGAGGTGTAAGATTGTGGCGCCGTGCTGCAAGCAGGTGTTCCCCTGCCGCCACTGCCACAACGAGGCCACGGTGAGCGGCTGCCCTGCTGCTGCCTGTGTCGGGCCCGTCCGCTGCCGAATCGAGTCCCGCCACCTCGAGCTCCATCGCGGCCGCATCGGCGTGAGGAGGCtgctcctcgccgcgctcgtcgACCTTGGCGCCTTCACCAACATGCCGCCATCCGCCGGCATCGACCCGCTCGCGGCTCCCCTgccctccgcccgccgcgctcCTGCCCGGTCGTTGTTCGCTGTGCCCCTGGTCGCTGCGCAACTCGCCGCGGGCTCATCTGTGCCGAGGTCCTTCGCGTCACCGTCATCGCGAGGCGGCCGCTCCTCGCTGAGCACGCGCCGTACGCGGACAGCTGCCAAGGTCGCCGTCAGCAGGGAGACCGCTGGATTCTTCTCACCTCGCTCATGTCCTCCCTGA
- the LOC120659453 gene encoding uncharacterized protein LOC120659453 — MRVHPAPRKRTIAVQRCAAAAGALGGKKLRRLPHIFAKVLELPFAADADVSVEEDAAALRFVAAAVDGFSPAGASAHAVEIHPGVTKVVVRDLASGGADDDGAAAFELDRWRFRLPPCTRPAMATATYAEGELVVTVPKGANPDDGDGEGATVLGGAESVLVLV; from the coding sequence ATGAGGGTCCACCCGGCGCCGCGGAAGCGCACCATCGCCGTGCAGCgctgcgcggccgccgcgggcgcgctcGGCGGGAAGAAGCTGCGCCGCCTGCCGCACATCTTCGCCAAGGTGCTGGAGCTCCCGTTCGCGGCCGATGCGGACGTCTCCGTCGAGGAGGACGCGGCCGCGCTGCggttcgtcgccgccgccgtcgacgggttctcccccGCGGGCGCCAGCGCGCACGCCGTCGAGATCCACCCGGGGGTCACCAAGGTCGTCGTCCGGGACCTCGcctccggcggcgccgacgacgacggggcCGCGGCCTTCGAGCTCGACCGGTGGCGCTTCCGCCTCCCGCCCTGCACGcgccccgccatggccaccgccacCTACGCTGAGGGCGAGCTCGTCGTCACCGTCCCCAAGGGCGCCAaccccgacgacggcgacggcgagggggccACCGTCCTCGGAGGCGCGGAGAGCGTCCTTGTGCTTGTATAG
- the LOC120659454 gene encoding FRIGIDA-like protein 4a, producing MASLAAAAAAEEAGEGAVTGDMVSAGFAELERQQQLLATCTRLYQQLADHFGSLERGLAARSDALRVRRRAFDARTHRALDSLHRREASIDGSVARALDHLGSLSAAPGGKGAAPGPAGAEAGLAEGLRALCARMDSAAFLGFVVARRKEADALRAEMPPALKLCVDPAKFVMDAVADVFPVDRREVRSPADLAWACVLILEAAVPALADPDPEIGSARPLVPRAARERARGMAREWKDAAERKGGVEGAKPPDAHAFLQHVATFAVAEREDRPLYRRIVVSFSWRRQMPRLALTLGLEEEMADIIEELIAKRQQLDAVNFAYEAGLQEKFPPVPLLKSYLEDSKKTSCVASDNSSTSSGQSGSNVNKKEQSALRAVIKCVEDRKLEAEFPLEDLRKQLEELEKAKTEKKKAASSASSGGSSGPATKRIRASNGGPMPPAKAGRLTNNASVSSFPAATTFAHSPSHTSYATTSPSHTSYATTSPSHASYATASPSHASYATASPYPYERPAGHGIYCNRSPPAIREAYVYPAEEVATVNVGIAMPYSTPPMSYPSPYGGYGNGMAAYNNGMAPAFHQAYYR from the exons atggCCTCGCTggctgcggccgcggcggcggaggaggcgggggagggggcggtgACGGGGGACATGGTGAGCGCGGGGTTCGCGGAGCTGGAGcgccagcagcagctgctggccACCTGCACGCGCCTCTACCAGCAGCTGGCCGACCACTTCGGCTCGCTCGAGCGCGGGCTGGCGGCGCGCTCCGACGCGCtgcgcgtccgccgccgcgccttcgACGCGCGCACCCACCGCGCGCTCGACTCGCTCCACCGCAGGGAGGCCTCCATCGACGGCTCCGTCGCGCGCGCGCTCGACCACCTCGGCTCCCtctccgccgcccccggcggcaAGGGCGCGGCTCCCGGCCCCGCCGGCGCGGAGGCCGGGCTCGCCGAGGGCCTGCGGGCGCTCTGCGCGCGGATGGACTCCGCCGCGTTCCTGGGCTTCGTTGTGGCCCGCCGCAAGGAGGCCGACGCGCTGCGCGCCGAGATGCCGCCCGCCCTCAAGCTCTGCGTGGATCCGGCCAAGTTCGTCAtggacgccgtcgccgacgtGTTCCCCGTCGACCGCCGCGAGGTCCGGAGcccggccgacctggcctgggcgtgcgtgctCATCCTCGAGGCGGCCGTACCGGCGCTCGCCGACCCGGACCCGGAGATCGGCTCCGCGCGCCCGCTCGTGCCGCGGGCCGCGCGGGAGCGCGCGCGGGGCATGGCGCGGGAGTGGAAGGACGCCGCGGAGAGGAAGGGCGGGGTGGAGGGCGCCAAGCCCCCCGACGCGCACGCCTTCCTGCAGCACGTGGCCACGTTTGCAGTCGCCGAGAGGGAGGACCGCCCGCTCTACCGCAGGATTGTCGTCAGCTTCTCCTGGCGCCGGCAGATGCCGCGCCTCGCGCTCACCCTCGGCCTCGAGGAAGAAATGGCCG ATATCATTGAGGAGCTAATTGCTAAGAGGCAGCAGCTTGATGCTGTGAACTTCGCATATGAGGCTGGTCTTCAGGAGAAGTTCCCTCCAGTTCCTCTTCTGAAGTCCTACCTGGAAGACTCTAAGAAGACATCATGTGTTGCTTCAGATAATTCAAGCACTAGCAGTGGCCAATCAGGG AGCAATGTGAACAAGAAAGAGCAGTCTGCGCTGCGAGCTGTTATTAAGTGTGTTGAGGACCGCAAACTGGAAGCTGAGTTTCCACTGGAGGATCTCCGGAAGCAGCTCGAAGAACTGGAGAAGGCCAAGACTGAGAAGAAAAAGGCAGCATCAAGTGCTTCCAGTGGTGGCAGCAGCGGCCCTGCAACCAAGCGTATACGTGCAAGCAATGGAGGCCCAATGCCTCCTGCCAAGGCAGGTCGTCTAACTAACAATGCATCTGTGTCTTCTTTCCCAGCAGCCACCACATTTGCCCACTCTCCTTCCCACACCTCATACGCCACCACTTCCCCTTCCCACACCTCATATGCCACCACCTCCCCATCCCATGCATCATACGCCACTGCTTCCCCCTCCCACGCATCATACGCCACTGCTTCCCCTTACCCTTATGAAAGGCCTGCTGGTCATGGCATCTACTGCAATCGGAGCCCACCGGCTATCAGGGAGGCATATGTTTACCCAGCTGAGGAGGTAGCAACTGTCAATGTCGGCATCGCGATGCCATACTCCACCCCACCCATGAGTTACCCTTCCCCCTATGGTGGGTATGGCAATGGTATGGCAGCTTATAACAATGGAATGGCTCCTGCCTTCCACCAGGCTTACTACCGGTAG